In Maylandia zebra isolate NMK-2024a linkage group LG12, Mzebra_GT3a, whole genome shotgun sequence, a single genomic region encodes these proteins:
- the plat gene encoding tissue-type plasminogen activator isoform X1, translating into MTRSLQLIVLLCALCCCLADNVELLRTKRGTRFYRGEPYRQPARGTLLIIHVQKSSPSTDTSLLCMDSETSAVRSFGDTWLQWKGQRVEYCRCDLGGRARCHIVPVINCYVSQCYNGGTCKEAVYTSDYICQCPRGFTGAQCEINTNEKCVVGQGDGYRGTASVSQSGAECINWNSTSLRGRRFTARKTDAISLGLGNHNFCRNPDGDSSPWCYIYKGTQIEWDFCSLPRCSEDKHRECALGSGQQYRGTASVTKSGSRCLPWDSPAVKRKMYNAWRTDALELGLGSHSFCRNPDNDAGPWCHTYKNMILTWELCDVPKCSRRPPMPTLDPRAPTTNNNNRGTCGKRLDNTLSQPSFRMFGGRASEITEQPWQAAINFYQPRHKKHFHLCGGILIDSCWLLSAAHCFEERNDVNKLQVILGRTFRKQNSSSEQIFSVEKLWIHEKYDKETYDNDIAILKLKTDVGICAVNSPEVLPACLPERGLVLPDWTECEISGYGKDAEFSPEYSDRVKRGYVRLWPKERCVPGVLSGRTVTSNMLCAGDTRGLDDACKGDSGGPLVCRYNDRMTLMGVISWGDGCGQKDKPGVYTRVTNYIDWINNIVKANPV; encoded by the exons ATGACCAGGTCACTGCAACTAATAGTGCTCCTCTGtgctctctgctgctgcctAGCGGACAAT GTGGAGCTTCTCCGCACTAAGAGAGGGACTCGTTTTTACAGAGGTGAGCCTTACAGGCAGCCAGCCAGAGGGACGCTTTTGATTATTCATGTCCAGAAGTCTTCACCTTCCACTGACACCTCCT TACTTTGCATGGATAGTGAGACGTCTGCTGTGCGTAGTTTTGGGGACACTTGGCTACAATGGAAGGGGCAGCGTGTGGAGTATTGCCGTTGTGATTTAGGAGGACGAGCGCGTTGTCATATTGTGCCCGTAATCA ACTGCTACGTGTCTCAGTGTTATAATGGAGGAACCTGCAAGGAAGCTGTGTACACTTCAGACTACATCTGCCAGTGTCCCCGAGGCTTCACTGGGGCTCAGTGTGAGATCA aCACCAATGAGAAGTGTGTTGTGGGGCAGGGTGATGGGTACCGTGGCACCGCGAGTGTCAGCCAATCAGGAGCAGAGTGCATCAACTGGAACTCAACATCTCTGAGAGGAAGGAGGTTCACGGCTCGAAAAACAGACGCCATCAGCCTTGGACTGGGCAATCACAACTTCTGCAG GAACCCTGACGGTGACAGCTCTCCCTGGTGTTACATCTATAAAGGCACACAGATTGAATGGGACTTCTGTTCTTTGCCCAGATGTTCAGAAG ATAAGCACAGAGAATGTGCGCTCGGCTCTGGCCAGCAATACCGAGGCACAGCATCTGTCACCAAGAGCGGCTCTCGCTGCCTCCCGTGGGACTCTCCCGCTGTCAAGCGCAAGATGTACAATGCTTGGAGAACGGACGCATTGGAGCTGGGACTGGGCAGCCACAGTTTTTGCAG AAATCCAGACAATGACGCAGGTCCATGGTGTCACACCTACAAAAATATGATTCTGACCTGGGAGCTGTGCGACGTACCAAAATGCT CGAGACGTCCGCCTATGCCCACTCTTGACCCGCGTGCTCCCACcactaataacaataacagaG GAACATGTGGCAAGCGTTTAGACAACACTTTATCCCAACCATCGTTCCGCATGTTTGGAGGCAGAGCGAGTGAAATCACGGAGCAGCCGTGGCAGGCGGCCATTAATTTTTACCAACCCCGTCACAAAAAGCACTTTCATCTATGCGGAGGAATCCTCATTGATTCCTGCTGGCTCCTGTCTGCTGCACACTGCTTTGAAGAAAG AAACGATGTAAATAAACTGCAAGTAATTTTGGGGAGAACGTTTCGGAAACAGAACTCCAGCAGCGAGCAGATTTTCAGCGTCGAGAAACTCTGGATCCACGAGAAATATGACAAGGAAACATACGACAATGACATCG CCATTTTGAAACTTAAGACGGACGTTGGCATCTGTGCTGTAAACTCTCCAGAAGTTCTTCCGGCGTGTCTGCCCGAACGTGGGCTGGTGCTGCCCGACTGGACTGAGTGTGAGATCTCAGGCTACGGAAAAGACGCAGAAT TTTCTCCAGAGTATTCTGACCGTGTTAAGAGAGGTTATGTTCGCCTGTGGCCCAAAGAGCGCTGTGTCCCAGGGGTGCTGTCTGGACGCACAGTTACCTCAAACATGCTGTGTGCTGGTGACACTCGAGGCCTGGACGACGCCTGCAAG GGAGACTCTGGTGGCCCGCTTGTCTGCAGATACAATGACAGGATGACTCTGATGGGTGTGATCAGCTGGGGCGATGGGTGTGGGCAGAAAGATAAACCTGGAGTCTACACCCGTGTCACCAATTACATTGACTGGATTAACAACATAGTTAAAGCAAACCCGGTTTAA
- the plat gene encoding tissue-type plasminogen activator isoform X3, producing MTRSLQLIVLLCALCCCLADNVELLRTKRGTRFYRDCYVSQCYNGGTCKEAVYTSDYICQCPRGFTGAQCEINTNEKCVVGQGDGYRGTASVSQSGAECINWNSTSLRGRRFTARKTDAISLGLGNHNFCRNPDGDSSPWCYIYKGTQIEWDFCSLPRCSEDKHRECALGSGQQYRGTASVTKSGSRCLPWDSPAVKRKMYNAWRTDALELGLGSHSFCRNPDNDAGPWCHTYKNMILTWELCDVPKCSRRPPMPTLDPRAPTTNNNNRGTCGKRLDNTLSQPSFRMFGGRASEITEQPWQAAINFYQPRHKKHFHLCGGILIDSCWLLSAAHCFEERNDVNKLQVILGRTFRKQNSSSEQIFSVEKLWIHEKYDKETYDNDIAILKLKTDVGICAVNSPEVLPACLPERGLVLPDWTECEISGYGKDAEFSPEYSDRVKRGYVRLWPKERCVPGVLSGRTVTSNMLCAGDTRGLDDACKGDSGGPLVCRYNDRMTLMGVISWGDGCGQKDKPGVYTRVTNYIDWINNIVKANPV from the exons ATGACCAGGTCACTGCAACTAATAGTGCTCCTCTGtgctctctgctgctgcctAGCGGACAAT GTGGAGCTTCTCCGCACTAAGAGAGGGACTCGTTTTTACAGAG ACTGCTACGTGTCTCAGTGTTATAATGGAGGAACCTGCAAGGAAGCTGTGTACACTTCAGACTACATCTGCCAGTGTCCCCGAGGCTTCACTGGGGCTCAGTGTGAGATCA aCACCAATGAGAAGTGTGTTGTGGGGCAGGGTGATGGGTACCGTGGCACCGCGAGTGTCAGCCAATCAGGAGCAGAGTGCATCAACTGGAACTCAACATCTCTGAGAGGAAGGAGGTTCACGGCTCGAAAAACAGACGCCATCAGCCTTGGACTGGGCAATCACAACTTCTGCAG GAACCCTGACGGTGACAGCTCTCCCTGGTGTTACATCTATAAAGGCACACAGATTGAATGGGACTTCTGTTCTTTGCCCAGATGTTCAGAAG ATAAGCACAGAGAATGTGCGCTCGGCTCTGGCCAGCAATACCGAGGCACAGCATCTGTCACCAAGAGCGGCTCTCGCTGCCTCCCGTGGGACTCTCCCGCTGTCAAGCGCAAGATGTACAATGCTTGGAGAACGGACGCATTGGAGCTGGGACTGGGCAGCCACAGTTTTTGCAG AAATCCAGACAATGACGCAGGTCCATGGTGTCACACCTACAAAAATATGATTCTGACCTGGGAGCTGTGCGACGTACCAAAATGCT CGAGACGTCCGCCTATGCCCACTCTTGACCCGCGTGCTCCCACcactaataacaataacagaG GAACATGTGGCAAGCGTTTAGACAACACTTTATCCCAACCATCGTTCCGCATGTTTGGAGGCAGAGCGAGTGAAATCACGGAGCAGCCGTGGCAGGCGGCCATTAATTTTTACCAACCCCGTCACAAAAAGCACTTTCATCTATGCGGAGGAATCCTCATTGATTCCTGCTGGCTCCTGTCTGCTGCACACTGCTTTGAAGAAAG AAACGATGTAAATAAACTGCAAGTAATTTTGGGGAGAACGTTTCGGAAACAGAACTCCAGCAGCGAGCAGATTTTCAGCGTCGAGAAACTCTGGATCCACGAGAAATATGACAAGGAAACATACGACAATGACATCG CCATTTTGAAACTTAAGACGGACGTTGGCATCTGTGCTGTAAACTCTCCAGAAGTTCTTCCGGCGTGTCTGCCCGAACGTGGGCTGGTGCTGCCCGACTGGACTGAGTGTGAGATCTCAGGCTACGGAAAAGACGCAGAAT TTTCTCCAGAGTATTCTGACCGTGTTAAGAGAGGTTATGTTCGCCTGTGGCCCAAAGAGCGCTGTGTCCCAGGGGTGCTGTCTGGACGCACAGTTACCTCAAACATGCTGTGTGCTGGTGACACTCGAGGCCTGGACGACGCCTGCAAG GGAGACTCTGGTGGCCCGCTTGTCTGCAGATACAATGACAGGATGACTCTGATGGGTGTGATCAGCTGGGGCGATGGGTGTGGGCAGAAAGATAAACCTGGAGTCTACACCCGTGTCACCAATTACATTGACTGGATTAACAACATAGTTAAAGCAAACCCGGTTTAA
- the plat gene encoding tissue-type plasminogen activator isoform X2 — translation MTRSLQLIVLLCALCCCLADNVELLRTKRGTRFYRVLCMDSETSAVRSFGDTWLQWKGQRVEYCRCDLGGRARCHIVPVINCYVSQCYNGGTCKEAVYTSDYICQCPRGFTGAQCEINTNEKCVVGQGDGYRGTASVSQSGAECINWNSTSLRGRRFTARKTDAISLGLGNHNFCRNPDGDSSPWCYIYKGTQIEWDFCSLPRCSEDKHRECALGSGQQYRGTASVTKSGSRCLPWDSPAVKRKMYNAWRTDALELGLGSHSFCRNPDNDAGPWCHTYKNMILTWELCDVPKCSRRPPMPTLDPRAPTTNNNNRGTCGKRLDNTLSQPSFRMFGGRASEITEQPWQAAINFYQPRHKKHFHLCGGILIDSCWLLSAAHCFEERNDVNKLQVILGRTFRKQNSSSEQIFSVEKLWIHEKYDKETYDNDIAILKLKTDVGICAVNSPEVLPACLPERGLVLPDWTECEISGYGKDAEFSPEYSDRVKRGYVRLWPKERCVPGVLSGRTVTSNMLCAGDTRGLDDACKGDSGGPLVCRYNDRMTLMGVISWGDGCGQKDKPGVYTRVTNYIDWINNIVKANPV, via the exons ATGACCAGGTCACTGCAACTAATAGTGCTCCTCTGtgctctctgctgctgcctAGCGGACAAT GTGGAGCTTCTCCGCACTAAGAGAGGGACTCGTTTTTACAGAG TACTTTGCATGGATAGTGAGACGTCTGCTGTGCGTAGTTTTGGGGACACTTGGCTACAATGGAAGGGGCAGCGTGTGGAGTATTGCCGTTGTGATTTAGGAGGACGAGCGCGTTGTCATATTGTGCCCGTAATCA ACTGCTACGTGTCTCAGTGTTATAATGGAGGAACCTGCAAGGAAGCTGTGTACACTTCAGACTACATCTGCCAGTGTCCCCGAGGCTTCACTGGGGCTCAGTGTGAGATCA aCACCAATGAGAAGTGTGTTGTGGGGCAGGGTGATGGGTACCGTGGCACCGCGAGTGTCAGCCAATCAGGAGCAGAGTGCATCAACTGGAACTCAACATCTCTGAGAGGAAGGAGGTTCACGGCTCGAAAAACAGACGCCATCAGCCTTGGACTGGGCAATCACAACTTCTGCAG GAACCCTGACGGTGACAGCTCTCCCTGGTGTTACATCTATAAAGGCACACAGATTGAATGGGACTTCTGTTCTTTGCCCAGATGTTCAGAAG ATAAGCACAGAGAATGTGCGCTCGGCTCTGGCCAGCAATACCGAGGCACAGCATCTGTCACCAAGAGCGGCTCTCGCTGCCTCCCGTGGGACTCTCCCGCTGTCAAGCGCAAGATGTACAATGCTTGGAGAACGGACGCATTGGAGCTGGGACTGGGCAGCCACAGTTTTTGCAG AAATCCAGACAATGACGCAGGTCCATGGTGTCACACCTACAAAAATATGATTCTGACCTGGGAGCTGTGCGACGTACCAAAATGCT CGAGACGTCCGCCTATGCCCACTCTTGACCCGCGTGCTCCCACcactaataacaataacagaG GAACATGTGGCAAGCGTTTAGACAACACTTTATCCCAACCATCGTTCCGCATGTTTGGAGGCAGAGCGAGTGAAATCACGGAGCAGCCGTGGCAGGCGGCCATTAATTTTTACCAACCCCGTCACAAAAAGCACTTTCATCTATGCGGAGGAATCCTCATTGATTCCTGCTGGCTCCTGTCTGCTGCACACTGCTTTGAAGAAAG AAACGATGTAAATAAACTGCAAGTAATTTTGGGGAGAACGTTTCGGAAACAGAACTCCAGCAGCGAGCAGATTTTCAGCGTCGAGAAACTCTGGATCCACGAGAAATATGACAAGGAAACATACGACAATGACATCG CCATTTTGAAACTTAAGACGGACGTTGGCATCTGTGCTGTAAACTCTCCAGAAGTTCTTCCGGCGTGTCTGCCCGAACGTGGGCTGGTGCTGCCCGACTGGACTGAGTGTGAGATCTCAGGCTACGGAAAAGACGCAGAAT TTTCTCCAGAGTATTCTGACCGTGTTAAGAGAGGTTATGTTCGCCTGTGGCCCAAAGAGCGCTGTGTCCCAGGGGTGCTGTCTGGACGCACAGTTACCTCAAACATGCTGTGTGCTGGTGACACTCGAGGCCTGGACGACGCCTGCAAG GGAGACTCTGGTGGCCCGCTTGTCTGCAGATACAATGACAGGATGACTCTGATGGGTGTGATCAGCTGGGGCGATGGGTGTGGGCAGAAAGATAAACCTGGAGTCTACACCCGTGTCACCAATTACATTGACTGGATTAACAACATAGTTAAAGCAAACCCGGTTTAA